One Aegilops tauschii subsp. strangulata cultivar AL8/78 chromosome 7, Aet v6.0, whole genome shotgun sequence genomic window carries:
- the LOC141026374 gene encoding protein STRICTOSIDINE SYNTHASE-LIKE 10-like codes for MGCSMSRLLKATVALVILVLLFMPGAMAAAAASFDASRAQQLPLPPGEVHGPESVAFDAQGRGPYSGVSDGRILRWNGPKLGWTTYAYGPGYDSETCTTSRFGTEADIESRCGRPLGLRFNQKTGDLYVADAYKGLMRVPPGGGKATVLVDQIDGMPLRFTNGVDVDQVTGQVYFTHSSMNYDRSEHEMVTKTGDSTGRLMMYDPRTSDATVLQPRMTYPNGVALSADRTHLVVASTGPCKLLRHWIKGVDTGKSEPFADLPGYPDNVRPDRKGGYWVALHRERNELPFGRDSHLLAVRVAADGKIVEEMRGPKKVRPTEIMERDDGKLYLGSVELPYVGVVKRK; via the coding sequence ATGGGGTGCAGCATGAGCCGCCTCCTCAAGGCCACCGTCGCACTGGTCATACTCGTCCTTCTCTTCATGCCCGGGGCcatggcagccgccgccgcaagcttcgaCGCCTCCCGGGCACAGCAGCTGCCCCTGCCGCCCGGAGAAGTGCACGGGCCAGAGAGCGTCGCCTTCGACGCTCAGGGCCGAGGCCCCTACAGCGGCGTCTCCGACGGCCGCATCCTGAGGTGGAACGGGCCCAAGCTCGGCTGGACAACATACGCCTACGGACCAGGCTACGACAGCGAAACGTGCACGACATCCAGGTTTGGCACGGAGGCGGACATAGAGAGCCGCTGCGGCCGCCCGCTTGGTCTGCGCTTCAACCAGAAAACGGGTGACCTCTACGTGGCCGATGCGTACAAAGGGCTTATGCGTGTGCCGCCCGGCGGCGGGAAAGCCACCGTGTTGGTCGACCAGATTGATGGCATGCCGCTGCGCTTCACCAACGGGGTTGACGTCGATCAAGTCACCGGTCAAGTCTACTTCACCCACAGTTCAATGAACTACGACAGGTCAGAACACGAGATGGTCACCAAGACGGGGGACTCCACGGGCCGCCTCATGATGTATGATCCACGAACATCGGACGCCACCGTGCTCCAACCAAGGATGACATACCCGAACGGCGTCGCGCTCAGCGCCGACCGCACGCACCTCGTGGTCGCATCTACTGGCCCGTGCAAGCTGCTGAGGCACTGGATCAAAGGGGTTGACACGGGCAAGTCCGAGCCTTTTGCCGACCTGCCGGGCTACCCAGATAACGTCAGGCCCGATAGGAAAGGAGGTTACTGGGTGGCGTTGCACCGTGAGAGAAATGAGTTGCCCTTTGGTCGTGATAGCCATCTTCTTGCTGTGAGGGTCGCTGCTGACGGGAAGATAGTCGAGGAGATGAGAGGGCCAAAAAAAGTCAGGCCAACCGAGATCATGGAAAGAGATGACGGCAAGCTATACTTGGGCTCGGTGGAGCTTCCTTATGTCGGCGTAGTAAAAAGGAAGTAG